AGGTCGCCCTGTTGACCCGCCGGATCAATTCCCTCACCGAGCACTTCAAGTCGCACGCCAAGGACCACTCCTCGCGGCGCGGCCTGCTGAAAATGGTCGGTCAGCGGCGGCGCTTACTCGAGTACCTCAAGCGCAACGACCGCGGCAAGTACTCCAAGTTGATCGGCGATTTAGGTTTGCGTAAGTAAAACGATGGGCCTTGGCGAGCGGGGCAGGCACCGGGAGGGACGATTCTCAAAACTGATAATTTAAGCCGAAGCTCTCACTCTGTGGGGATTTCAGCCTAAATTATCAGTTTTTTATTATCCTCCCCGAGCTTGTTCTTCTCCTCGACGCACATCCCAAAAAATAGGTAGGCCCGGACGTCGAAGCGACGTATCCGCCGCCGTTCCGCCAAGGAGAAGCGCCATATGGCACAAATTCATCGCGTCGAATGCGAAATCGGGGGCCGCACCCTCGTCATCGAAACCGGGAGGGTGGCCAAGCAGGCCGCCGGCTCCGTCACCGTCCGCTACGGCGACACCATCGTGCTGGTCACCGCCTGCGCCAGCGCCGATCCCAAGGAAGGCATCGATTTCCTGCCCTTGACCGTCGACTACCTCGAAAAGACCTTCGCCGCCGGCAAGATCCCGGGCGGCTTCTTCAAGCGCGAGGGCAAGCCCACCGAGAAGGAGACGCTGACCAGCCGCTTCATCGACCGGCCGATCCGTCCCTTGTTCCCCGAGGGCTGGGCCTGCGAGACTCAGATTATCGCAACCGTCCTCTCCGCTGATAACGACAACGACCCCGACACCCTGGCGATGATCGGTGCCTCCACGGCGCTCACGATTTCCGACATTCCCTTCAACGGCCCGATCGGCGGCTGCCGCATCGGCCGGGTCAACGGGCAGATCGTCATCAACCCGACCTTGAGCCAATTGGACGAGACCGACATCGAGGTCATCCTCGCCGCCAGCAAGGACGCCATCGTGATGGTCGAAGGCGGGGCTCGCGAGGCCTCCGAGGCCGAGATGATCGCCGCCCTGCGCGCCGGGCACGACGCCCTGCAGCCGGTGATCGCCGCGCAGCACAAGCTGCGCGAGCTGGTGGGCAAGGAGAAGCGCGCCCTCCCGGTCGTCGAAAAAGACGCGGCACTGGCCGCCAAGGTCCGCGAATTCGCCCACGACAAGCTGGTGAAGGCCTTCGCGGTCCGCGAGAAGCTGGCCCGCGGCAAGGCCGTCAAGGAAGTGAAGAAAGAGCTCAAGGCCGCCCTGATCACCGAGGACAGCCCCGAGGACCTCGAGA
This portion of the Deltaproteobacteria bacterium PRO3 genome encodes:
- the rpsO gene encoding 30S ribosomal protein S15; translated protein: MINGDSKSEVIHKYQRQASDTGSPEVQVALLTRRINSLTEHFKSHAKDHSSRRGLLKMVGQRRRLLEYLKRNDRGKYSKLIGDLGLRK
- a CDS encoding polyribonucleotide nucleotidyltransferase, with product MAQIHRVECEIGGRTLVIETGRVAKQAAGSVTVRYGDTIVLVTACASADPKEGIDFLPLTVDYLEKTFAAGKIPGGFFKREGKPTEKETLTSRFIDRPIRPLFPEGWACETQIIATVLSADNDNDPDTLAMIGASTALTISDIPFNGPIGGCRIGRVNGQIVINPTLSQLDETDIEVILAASKDAIVMVEGGAREASEAEMIAALRAGHDALQPVIAAQHKLRELVGKEKRALPVVEKDAALAAKVREFAHDKLVKAFAVREKLARGKAVKEVKKELKAALITEDSPEDLE